A window of Daucus carota subsp. sativus chromosome 2, DH1 v3.0, whole genome shotgun sequence genomic DNA:
aatttttttgTCTCacattacttgtccacttctcttttcaaaacaactttttgtatgtttttccAAAATATAACAACTTctaatgtttgactagcatatatatatatacacaactctatctaattcattacatttattagggatatgtatgaaaacaagattatccacctaacattttcttaagatgcgttatttttttaaaaaggacaagtaaaaggggacggaaggagtacttCACAGGGGGTGTTAGGTGTTTGGACTAAGGTTGAGAAATGTGAACCATCTAAAAAGATTGAGGTTCCATTTTATAATACCAAATAACTAATTCAAACAATTGATATGAGATTAAAGTTCTGATTccgttaaccgggctcattaaccatgaaccaaacaccccaATAGTTTAATACTCGTTTAATTTGATTCGTTTATGGGTTAACTTAGCACCAAAATTAAGCCCGGTTTAATATTATTAAGCAaacgttaaaaaaaaatgtgaaaacccgttttatataattaaaagtagTTTTGAAAGCATTTCttaactcaaaatatattttgacaGTAAAAATCGTTTTACAACTTTTGTAAAgagttttaattgatttcactCTCAAACtcaattacaaatattattttattagtattagtattataattcaaaatacaaCAGTTTTATGATTTCGTGAGAAAAAACCTTTTTTTACCTATACTTATTTACTCAATGTTacttatttttggatttttggataCAGCAGCTATCCAGGAGCAGTAACTACTAACTACACTTCTTGTATGCGAGCTTCTGACTCGTGTATGAAACTATGAATAGACTGCTTACACGTTCATGAATCACTTTGACGATCCTGATTGGAGAGGAGTAATGAAATAAATGAAAGGCCCTTTTTAATAATGGAACTTGAAAAATGGTAAAATTTacatatacataaaaaatagaaatgtttattaaacaaaaaaaattagaaatgttTAATAATATGTAACGGATAAATCACTACAATTCTTAACATACTCTAAAAAGAGACAGAaaaataagtcatttatttctcaaaagatacatacataatttttttagaaaataagtgACTTTTTcctacaaataataaatattaaaaaccaGTTAAATACTTAATACTGAAGAATACTCAAAATAAGAACGTGAAAGCCAGCATGCCTGGTGTCAAAATAAAAACACTTCGAACTAAGCTTCATTCAAACAACTTATTTCTTACTAGGATATAAGATGCCCGACATTGATATGATCAGGACACTTCAGGCAATTCTGATTACCTGAACGGCCAATTCTTTTTCCCGAACACTATACGATCACAAATCACAAAACCGTTATTCAATAGTATACGTTCACAAGCAGATGCAATTCGACAAACAAAATTACATTGCTCCATATTTCCCAGTTTTTGACCAGATAGTTTAACATAATAATACATAGTATCCCTTCctaaaaaatttaatgaattttgacAGATGGCATGGGCAACATGCCACCAAAAGTTGTTACATCTGTTTTCAATACATGACGTGAATTGAAGTATTTGATATGCCAACTTATCCATTTATAACAGATTTAGGCAAAAAAATACAGCCACTTTGTACCTTACGTTTTTATCTGTTCCCAAAAATTATAATCAGTTCAGTTTTACtactatattaattattaaaagacaTTTAACCATTTAGGTTTCTGGAACTGGTCATAACTGTGCAATGTGATTGGTAATGGCATCAGGGCAAGAGTGCGCTTGTAGAAGTTCCAGCCGGTTGAAAGGCGGAGCAAACTGCAATATGTAGTCCTCATCTGATTTCAAATAAACAAAACTTcattatcagaattgaaaagGGTAGTATTGTAGATATATATGAGAAAATTTATGGTGCAAGATCTTTGACAAAATGTATTTCAATCTATATGGTGCAGTAACAAACAGGTAAATGCATGATGCTGAAATCATCATCTTACTCTCTTTAACTGTTCCATAGAGCCAGCACAACACCTCATCCGCAAATGCAAGGCAGACTCCTCCCTGCAAGTTGTCAACATATAAATTGTgaattttctttaataatccaaAAACTCGGTTATCTTATTGTTTCAAACAGGCACGAGTCTATGGAATGACAAAAACACATTACTCAAATGTAGAACTTAAAGGGAATTAATCTATTTTTGGTGCTACAATTCTACCTGCCAATAGCTCTTCATTTTCACTCTTTGTGTAATATCTTTGGTCCTCAGCCTCTCAGTGCGTACAAGGCGACCACCATCATCTCTGCTAGTTAAAGATGAATAAGATAAATAATCCGAGACTATATTAAGGTGTTGCAGAGAATACATGATTACAAGAGTGAAATGCAATAGTTTCTATTGGTCATTAACCAATTCTCAAGTGACCTTGTATTGCCCAGACAGGAACAAGACATCAGTATAGGAAACCTCCAAGACACGTGAATTAAGTACTAAACAGTGAATGTGCTGGGAGAGTGGGAGCTGTCTAGTTCCTCATAATCTCTCACCAGCTAAATTAAAGGTGACCGCTTAAAAGGGTAGAAATGAACAGAACAAGCAGCATTTACCTAAATCCTATGACAATATAAGGGACACCAGCAAGAAATGACTGAATCTGCAAAGAGCAAACCACCAAAATATGTTATCGCCTATCATATTGCAAGATATAAACAATACGTATAAGTTTCTAGTTCTATACTAGAGACAGTTGGCCTAGGGAAATCATCAAACTGCGACAAAATGTTTCCTATAGCAGGAAGACAACAATTTCATTATGCACCTCACTAGTATAAGAAgtacaaacaaaaaaatatacatacccAGAACTTCAGCAATTTCTCCCTTTCAAATCTTTCTTCGGTGTGATAGTTTAGCTGCTGACGAGAAATAGTTAGGTATTCATGGAAGTTACATACTAGGATGAAGACAAAACGAAAGAGATATTTTAGTCAACCTCTCGACTAGTCTTTAGTTCAACATAAAACCTCcttccttcatcagttgaatcaCAGCAATCCATTTCAGCACCCATCAGAATACGATGAGCTCCCAGTTTGGTTTTGATCACAGAACAGTACTCCACATTGGCATCTATGTCATGTACTCCCTCTCCATCAGCTCTTCTAGGATCTTCTGTGGCAAGGCTCTCAAAACTATACCCCCAGTAACATCTAATTCAATAAGATATAAATTCAGCATAAATGATTCCATGGGAAGCATCTCACACAAGCTAATGAGCAATACTTTATCATTAAGCGCTTTCCAAGCCATTAGTACTATATTACAATTTTTCATAGAATTATATCCTAAGAAATATAGATTTCTATCTTGTGTATTATGTGATTGTTTACATGTACTTTAGTAAGATAATGGATTCAATTCTATGCCATCTCTTCACCgccatatttttttctttttctaaatagaTTTATCAAAAAGATGATAAAATAAGTGTCTTATCTGTATAGTTTTAGTACCTTCGCCTATCCAGCTCACTTTTTGGCTTTTCTTCTAGCTTGTGGACATCAAGGTACACTACACCCTTCCTTTTATGCACCCCCATCTCCCATGGATCATTCCTTATATAAGCAGTAGCCAGTATCTGCCCTTGCACCATCACCACAGCTATTATATTCTCCATCATATCATAATATTGCTAAATCTATTATCTATAACTTTTAGAAACACAAAGATTTAAAAGTTTACCTTATTAAGATTGTTCCGATAAGTCTGCCATAAAACAAGAAAGCTTAACAACTTTGGACAAATTTTTATAAGAagataaacaaaatcaaaaagaaCTCTTACCACAAAATGCATATTTTGAAGTGGAACATTTTTGTTTCTTATACAGGTAAGAAGATCACCAAATCCATCAGATCCCAAATCTTTCAGACAGAAAAGTGAGGATTTCAACACCAAAGTAATATGCAATAAAGCAATAACAGCAGAATAATTAGAGAGTGTATCAACGTGATTCTGGAAATCAGTTAACAAAGCTTACACCTTTCTTCTCAATGAAAGTATCAAAACCGTCGTTAAGATCAGCACCAATGTCCTCAGTAATGAGACGCTTAAAAAGCCTCTGATGTCAAATTATGAGAAATTTGAATGAGGTAAGCAATGAATTATCAATAATATACAGAAATTTGTTTGCATCAACAGGGGAAAAGAGACACACGGTGAGAAAATGCTTACCAAGCTACGATCGTCGAAATATACCTCCCCGCCTTCTACACGGCTATAGCAACCAATCTCACATGGCTGATAACAATATATACCAGT
This region includes:
- the LOC108210110 gene encoding NAD-capped RNA hydrolase DXO1; the protein is MDSEQELDLFGEDEDDDYNTTNNTHKEESHQTSSSSSSSSSSSSSSSNRSGGGDTSSAATGSATGSGSASEDEDNNGEVRSNITNNYNNYSNSNSNSNYNDDDEDDDKDLFGSDNEEYCKTLATSPFPVPVLPAIRNTNNHTRGGYGRGGRGGRFPNDRGAGILPNPSGPYPQRGGYGYNPRFSNVRNDERFVSELKFSKSEETLARKCIAFQEPCEIGCYSRVEGGEVYFDDRSLRLFKRLITEDIGADLNDGFDTFIEKKDLGSDGFGDLLTCIRNKNVPLQNMHFVTYRNNLNKILATAYIRNDPWEMGVHKRKGVVYLDVHKLEEKPKSELDRRRCYWGYSFESLATEDPRRADGEGVHDIDANVEYCSVIKTKLGAHRILMGAEMDCCDSTDEGRRFYVELKTSRELNYHTEERFEREKLLKFWIQSFLAGVPYIVIGFRDDGGRLVRTERLRTKDITQRVKMKSYWQGGVCLAFADEVLCWLYGTVKENEDYILQFAPPFNRLELLQAHSCPDAITNHIAQL